TTGCCGTTCACGTAGCCGGCGAAGTCGGTGCACGCGTCCTTGGAGGGGTCCAGGTCGCTGACCTGGAAGCGGTTGACGCCGGGCAGCTGGCTCTCGTCGAGCTTCAGCGCGGGGCTCGAGGCGGCGGGCTTCTCGAGCCCGGCCTCCGCGGTCGGGGCGGCCTTGTCCTGCTTCGAGCACGCGGCCAGGGGCGTGGAGAGGGCAAGGGACAGCAGCAGCACTTGCGGTTTCTTCTGGGTCACAGCGGTCTCCCACCTGAGGGGTTGAGAAAGGGCGCCGCACCATAGACCCGATTCCGCTCCAGCGCTCCTGAGTCGTTCGATGAGTGAAGTCTCTCAGGGCGTCGAGGGGTCGTGTACCCTTGGGAGATGACCCGCGCTCGTACTCTTGGAGTGACCGTTCGTCTCGCTCGGCTGTGGCTCTGTGCCCTGCTGGTCACCACCGTCGCCTGTCGCTCCGAGAGCGGGAAGGCCCCCACGACACAGCCGCCCGTCGAGCTGCATGGGGTGGGCGGCGTCGAGGGAGTGAACCCCACCTATGACCGCTCCCGTCAGCCGGCGAAGTTCGTCGCCGAGCTGAAGATCGCTCCGGGACAGCGCATCGCCGATGTCGGAGCCGGGCTCGGCTACTTCACGGTCCGACTCTCGGACGCGGTCGGCCCGACAGGGCAGGTAGTCGCCACCGACATCAACGACGAGGTCCTCTCGAGGCTCCGCGCGCGTGTGTCCGATCGGAAGAACGTCGTGGTGCGGAAGGTGCCGCCGGACGACCCTGGCCTCGAGGAGGGCACGTACGATCTCATCATCCTCTCCGAGGTGGACCACTTCCTCGCGGACCGGGTGGCCTACCTCACGAAGCTGCGCTCCGCGCTCGCTCCGAATGGCCGCCTCGCGGTGACGCACGTCCGCGCCATGCGTCCGCCGCTCGTCGCCGCGGCCCAGTCCGCGGGCTACGCCGTCGTCTCCGAGTACGACGGCCTGCCGGACCACTACCTGCTCTTCCTGCAGCCTTCGTTCAGTCAGTGACGGGAGGCGCCTGCGTTCGGGCCGGTGCCCGTCCCGCGTCACGGTATGATGGCCGGGCATGGAAAAGGATCCGTCGACCCTGCAGCCCAGCGGACTGACGTCCGGCAAGGGCTCGGAGGAGGAGCGCATCCCGGGCCTGCTGCAGCTCATGTCCGCGGGCAGCGTCAGGGTGGCGACGCTGCCGCTGCAAGGCCGTGAGCTGGAGCTGGGGCGAGGCCATGCCGAGCTCGGCGAGGCGCAGGACCCGCGGATGTCGCGCCGTCACGCGCGCATCCACTTCGACGGGCGGCGCTGGCAGGTCACCGACCTGGGGAGCCAGAACGGCACCTTCGTGGATGGAGAGCGGCTGACTCCCCAGACGCCGCGCGAGGCCCAGCGCGTCATCCGCATGGGGGACTCGCTCTTCGTGCCCTCCGCGGACGTGGGTCCGGTGAAGAAGCGAGGTGTCGTGCTCGTGGACGGCTTCGTGCGCGGCCCGGCGCTCCAGGGGCTCCTGGACGAGGTGACGCGCGCGGCGCAGCTCGGGTTCTCGCTGCACATCCATGGCGAGAGCGGCGCGGGCAAGGAGGGCGTGGCGCGCACGTTCCACCAGCACGGCCCCCAGCGCGAAGGGCCCTTCATCGCGGTCAACTGCGCGGCCATTCCCCAGGGCGTCGCCGAGCGGCTCCTGTTCGGCTCCAGGAAGGGCGCCTTCTCCGGGGCGGATGACGCGGAGGGGTATCTCCAGGCGGCCCATGGCGGCACGCTGTTCCTCGACGAGGTGGTGGAGCTGGAGCTGGCCGTGCAGGCCAAGCTGCTGCGCGTCCTGGAGACGCGCGAGGTGCTCCCCCTGGGCAGCGCCAGGTCCCGGAAGGTGGACATCCGGGTGTGCTCGGCCAGCAACAAGAACCTGCGCGGGCTGGTGGCCGAGGGAAAGCTGCGTGAGGACCTGTACTTCCGCATCGGCCGTCCGGAGGTGATGCTGCCGCCGCTGCGCCAGCGCCCCGAGGAGCTCCCCCTGCTCCTCCAGCAGGCCGTCCAGCAGGTCGCCTCCGGGCCCGGGCTGCATGTCTCGCTGCTCGAGGCCTGTCTGCTGCGGCCCTGGCCGGGCAACGTCCGGGAGCTGTTCGTGGAGATCCGCACCGCCGCCCAGGCGGCGCTCATGCAGGGCGCCCAGCGCATCGAGGCGCGCCACCTGAGCCCCAGCGCGGGCACGGCGTTCGGGCCCTCCACGCCGCTCCAGGTGACAAACGAGAAGGTGCCCCCGGTGGTCCCGGAGGCACCCTCTCGAGCCAGCCCCCTCGATGCCGCCGAGCGGGCTCGCATCGAGGAGGCGCTGCGACAGCACGGCGGCAACGTGGCGGCCACCGCTCGCG
The window above is part of the Hyalangium gracile genome. Proteins encoded here:
- a CDS encoding class I SAM-dependent methyltransferase → MTVRLARLWLCALLVTTVACRSESGKAPTTQPPVELHGVGGVEGVNPTYDRSRQPAKFVAELKIAPGQRIADVGAGLGYFTVRLSDAVGPTGQVVATDINDEVLSRLRARVSDRKNVVVRKVPPDDPGLEEGTYDLIILSEVDHFLADRVAYLTKLRSALAPNGRLAVTHVRAMRPPLVAAAQSAGYAVVSEYDGLPDHYLLFLQPSFSQ
- a CDS encoding sigma 54-interacting transcriptional regulator, which codes for MEKDPSTLQPSGLTSGKGSEEERIPGLLQLMSAGSVRVATLPLQGRELELGRGHAELGEAQDPRMSRRHARIHFDGRRWQVTDLGSQNGTFVDGERLTPQTPREAQRVIRMGDSLFVPSADVGPVKKRGVVLVDGFVRGPALQGLLDEVTRAAQLGFSLHIHGESGAGKEGVARTFHQHGPQREGPFIAVNCAAIPQGVAERLLFGSRKGAFSGADDAEGYLQAAHGGTLFLDEVVELELAVQAKLLRVLETREVLPLGSARSRKVDIRVCSASNKNLRGLVAEGKLREDLYFRIGRPEVMLPPLRQRPEELPLLLQQAVQQVASGPGLHVSLLEACLLRPWPGNVRELFVEIRTAAQAALMQGAQRIEARHLSPSAGTAFGPSTPLQVTNEKVPPVVPEAPSRASPLDAAERARIEEALRQHGGNVAATARALGMHRTQLRRLLERHAIVAPTGGEDDQ